In Aestuariibaculum lutulentum, one DNA window encodes the following:
- a CDS encoding DUF6266 family protein: MGKFSKGILGGFSGKVGNVVGARWRGQDIMRSLPQRGNYVPTTAQLDQRVRFKTAIGFVTPIKNVLSSYYGKQQGDKSAFNLATGYVLKEALLPDGLGDYTIDYPKVLIAKGDLRGLANGAVVAAASQELTITWDDNSGQGNAATTDELVVVVYCEALDLFETANPAGTRDLTTVQMPLPAYWAGQQVQVWATFVTADKQLAATSTFLGAVTVS; this comes from the coding sequence ATGGGAAAATTTAGTAAAGGCATCCTTGGAGGGTTCTCCGGAAAAGTAGGAAACGTGGTGGGTGCACGTTGGCGCGGACAAGATATTATGCGCAGTTTACCGCAACGGGGTAATTATGTGCCAACAACGGCACAGCTCGATCAGCGTGTGCGGTTTAAAACGGCTATAGGTTTTGTAACGCCTATAAAAAATGTCTTGTCGTCGTATTATGGAAAACAGCAGGGCGACAAAAGTGCTTTTAATCTGGCTACGGGTTACGTGTTAAAAGAAGCTTTGTTACCCGATGGGTTGGGCGACTATACCATAGATTACCCGAAGGTACTTATTGCCAAAGGTGATTTACGTGGACTGGCGAATGGGGCCGTGGTAGCTGCTGCCAGTCAGGAACTCACCATCACCTGGGATGATAACAGTGGGCAGGGTAATGCCGCCACTACCGACGAGCTGGTGGTAGTCGTGTATTGCGAGGCGCTCGATTTGTTTGAAACAGCTAACCCGGCAGGAACCAGAGACCTTACCACGGTACAAATGCCACTGCCAGCATACTGGGCAGGCCAGCAGGTTCAGGTATGGGCGACTTTCGTAACAGCCGATAAGCAACTGGCTGCGACGAGTACGTTTTTAGGTGCGGTGACGGTATCCTAA
- a CDS encoding DEAD/DEAH box helicase codes for MKWTNIKKDLRKPQIKSLELTEKYLTSIESGACLIHMPTGSGKSGIIATICNLQFDKCTIIVTPRIALTDQIKSAVEKDFFEDVLKKKANPNNKIFKDLLSDQIPLDDKGNYDDIIYISTIQKLDWIRKNNIHLYESLIKEIKLVIFDEGHYEPAYSWSQTIRGFKSKKILFTATPFRNDLKPFDILDKFIFPYKYADGIKDKYLREVEFKSENREKDDDSFLKKVLAHYKFKFGSFTKDSPKIIIRCSQRSTIIRLTNKIKKDYKSIEVVSIHETFKSSKEPYLVSSVPKKPAKHSAKIWIHQNKLLEGIDDNQFKMLAIYDDFKNDRALIQQIGRLVRVAQTNEQFKAYVIDFSNGRHEKIWNNYLEFDKKLDKSSFKPMSDKILEKFYGIGEDYEYLLDGFKKKFDFNSNKLPESIKIPLRTNFIQKHKNFDLENFKEFISEKLEEDDKRYIYEELTFNKIKLQVYFCLNISLSPYLDDYYSINIGNELIVFFEFNDVLSYFDSTGFLPIGEEDLGLGKVKEADFFKRLFNEEKDSWISSVSLKNSNLGTNSIRAHTISANSIDNTVSYLDDKSQIVSTATGKHRKLIKKKKETEKGIEDTNITQNISRYVGLSKGRVSQRAEWVELDDYVDWVNNIHTIMNDSSLNPKSTFARYAKAVNTVKETNPKHILLDIGEISNDFKLTEELTINDIKYKKNEHLVIEDVCSEVSQGSSANEFEFNIKISDDISVTLQLSYDSKKKTYHVDGDDLDKYYQPNNNVQFITITQFLNTRQSFKIIPEEPNVIYAYGEFYEVHSNFGKGFKEETFNLRDIIIPIKELNTINSEKGKTTTRNAGGSWVQDSIFGLLDDLGVKSELEIHIKTPDIVVFDDMNTEMADVIYGYESKTESKVIFIHAKCGSGSLYSATALQEVTSQATKNIKYLNSYNELPKERIRKWNSKWKSRGLVVDKRIRKPNIKGKETLERLEKIIQNPNSTKEVWLVLGKTLEYKELIKALEKGKAEAIQATLLLHSTLQSVGTVNAKLKVFCSP; via the coding sequence ATGAAGTGGACTAACATAAAAAAAGATTTAAGAAAACCGCAAATTAAGTCACTTGAACTGACGGAAAAATATCTCACTTCAATAGAATCTGGCGCTTGCTTAATTCATATGCCTACAGGTAGCGGAAAATCTGGAATTATTGCTACAATATGTAATTTACAATTCGATAAATGTACTATAATAGTTACACCAAGAATAGCCTTAACAGACCAAATAAAATCTGCTGTTGAAAAAGATTTTTTTGAAGACGTTTTAAAGAAAAAAGCAAACCCGAACAATAAGATATTTAAAGACTTGTTGTCAGACCAAATACCACTTGATGATAAAGGAAATTACGACGATATCATCTATATTTCAACAATACAAAAATTAGATTGGATAAGAAAAAACAATATTCATCTTTATGAAAGTTTGATAAAGGAAATAAAATTGGTAATCTTTGATGAAGGTCACTATGAACCAGCTTACTCATGGAGTCAAACCATCCGAGGTTTTAAGTCCAAAAAGATTCTTTTTACTGCCACTCCATTTAGAAATGACCTGAAACCTTTTGATATTTTGGATAAATTCATCTTTCCTTATAAATATGCAGATGGAATAAAAGATAAATATCTTCGAGAGGTAGAATTTAAATCAGAAAACAGAGAAAAGGATGATGATTCTTTTCTTAAAAAAGTATTAGCTCACTATAAGTTTAAATTTGGTTCTTTCACAAAAGACTCACCTAAAATTATTATTAGGTGTTCACAAAGGTCTACCATAATCAGATTAACTAATAAAATTAAGAAAGATTATAAATCAATTGAAGTAGTATCTATTCATGAAACTTTTAAATCATCAAAAGAACCCTATTTAGTTAGCTCTGTACCTAAAAAACCAGCAAAACATTCTGCCAAAATCTGGATTCACCAGAATAAATTATTGGAAGGTATTGATGACAACCAATTTAAAATGCTTGCTATTTATGACGATTTTAAAAATGATAGAGCATTAATTCAGCAAATTGGTCGATTAGTAAGAGTCGCACAAACAAATGAACAATTTAAGGCTTATGTAATAGATTTTAGTAATGGGCGTCACGAGAAAATTTGGAATAATTATTTGGAATTTGATAAGAAACTAGATAAATCTTCTTTTAAACCAATGTCAGATAAAATCCTTGAAAAGTTTTATGGTATTGGTGAAGACTATGAATATCTATTAGATGGTTTTAAAAAGAAATTTGATTTTAATTCGAACAAATTACCTGAAAGTATTAAGATACCTTTAAGGACTAATTTCATTCAAAAACATAAAAATTTTGATTTAGAAAATTTCAAAGAGTTTATATCCGAAAAACTTGAAGAAGATGATAAACGATATATTTACGAGGAGTTAACTTTTAATAAAATAAAGCTTCAAGTTTACTTTTGTTTAAATATTTCTTTATCTCCATATTTAGATGACTATTATTCTATTAACATTGGCAACGAATTAATAGTCTTCTTCGAATTCAATGATGTTCTTTCTTATTTTGATAGCACTGGATTTTTACCAATTGGAGAAGAAGATTTGGGCTTGGGTAAAGTAAAAGAAGCGGATTTTTTTAAGCGTCTTTTCAACGAGGAAAAAGATTCTTGGATTAGTTCTGTTTCCTTAAAAAACTCTAATTTAGGAACTAATAGTATTAGAGCACATACTATATCGGCTAATTCGATTGATAATACTGTCTCTTATCTTGACGATAAATCTCAAATAGTCTCAACAGCTACAGGGAAGCATAGAAAACTTATAAAAAAGAAAAAAGAAACGGAGAAAGGAATTGAAGATACTAATATCACTCAAAATATAAGTCGATATGTTGGTTTATCTAAAGGCAGGGTTTCTCAAAGAGCAGAATGGGTTGAACTTGATGATTATGTTGATTGGGTTAACAATATTCATACTATTATGAATGATTCAAGTTTGAACCCGAAAAGTACTTTTGCAAGATATGCTAAAGCAGTGAATACAGTCAAAGAAACTAATCCAAAGCACATACTTCTGGATATAGGTGAAATTTCTAATGACTTTAAACTAACAGAAGAATTAACTATTAATGATATTAAGTATAAAAAAAATGAGCATCTTGTCATCGAAGATGTTTGTTCAGAAGTCAGTCAAGGTAGTTCAGCAAATGAATTTGAATTCAATATAAAGATATCAGATGATATAAGTGTTACGCTTCAATTATCATATGATTCAAAAAAGAAAACTTATCATGTAGATGGAGATGATTTAGACAAATATTATCAACCGAACAACAATGTTCAGTTCATCACTATTACCCAATTCTTAAACACTAGACAATCTTTTAAGATAATTCCTGAAGAACCAAATGTTATATATGCCTATGGTGAATTTTATGAAGTTCATTCAAACTTTGGTAAAGGTTTCAAAGAAGAAACTTTTAATTTAAGAGATATAATTATTCCAATTAAAGAATTGAATACAATTAATTCAGAAAAAGGAAAAACTACAACTAGAAACGCTGGAGGTTCCTGGGTACAAGATTCTATTTTTGGACTTTTAGATGATTTAGGTGTAAAATCAGAATTAGAAATCCATATTAAAACTCCGGATATTGTTGTTTTTGATGATATGAATACCGAAATGGCAGATGTCATTTACGGATATGAATCGAAAACTGAAAGTAAAGTTATTTTTATCCATGCTAAATGTGGTTCAGGTTCATTATATTCTGCTACAGCATTGCAAGAAGTAACTTCACAAGCAACTAAAAATATCAAATATTTAAATTCTTACAATGAACTTCCAAAGGAAAGAATTCGTAAGTGGAATAGTAAATGGAAGAGTAGAGGTCTTGTTGTAGACAAACGAATTAGAAAACCTAATATTAAAGGTAAAGAAACACTTGAAAGGTTGGAGAAAATAATTCAAAACCCAAATTCTACTAAAGAAGTATGGTTAGTTTTAGGAAAAACTCTAGAATATAAAGAACTTATTAAGGCATTAGAAAAAGGCAAAGCGGAGGCTATTCAAGCTACTTTATTATTGCACTCAACTTTGCAAAGTGTAGGTACTGTAAACGCTAAACTAAAAGTATTTTGCTCTCCTTAA
- a CDS encoding DUF2846 domain-containing protein, whose translation MNKTPIILLIALFLHSCSPKIRSSLTDTKFPQLEDTEQVFLLGREDEIPENSLFVGDLKIGDSGFSTDCGYETVIENAKLTAKKSGANLVQLVEIKKPGFESTCYRIKAKMYRNIQTEKLIDLINEDERRNKSRLPDSVNYSVVYFYRPKKFNGSLIGYKIKLNNDSIIGRVRSGEKFEYRTSNYGKHTFWGVTEAKDSVVINIKKGQEYFVKCGINMGIAIGRPDMYVIDNKIGIREYEQIK comes from the coding sequence ATGAATAAAACCCCAATCATTTTATTAATTGCACTTTTTCTGCATTCATGCTCTCCTAAAATTAGAAGTAGCTTAACCGATACTAAATTCCCCCAATTAGAAGATACCGAACAGGTTTTTCTTTTAGGTCGTGAGGATGAGATTCCAGAAAACTCACTATTTGTTGGTGATTTAAAAATTGGAGATTCTGGGTTCTCTACAGATTGTGGATACGAAACGGTTATTGAAAATGCCAAGCTAACAGCCAAAAAATCCGGAGCTAATTTGGTACAATTAGTTGAAATTAAAAAACCAGGTTTTGAAAGTACATGTTATCGTATAAAAGCCAAAATGTATAGAAATATACAAACTGAAAAACTAATAGATTTAATTAATGAAGATGAAAGGAGAAATAAATCCAGATTACCTGACAGTGTAAACTATTCGGTTGTCTATTTTTATAGACCAAAGAAATTTAATGGTTCATTAATCGGATATAAAATTAAACTTAATAACGATTCCATAATTGGAAGAGTTCGTAGTGGTGAAAAATTTGAATATAGAACATCAAATTATGGTAAACATACCTTCTGGGGAGTTACTGAAGCAAAAGACTCTGTAGTTATAAACATTAAAAAAGGTCAGGAATATTTTGTAAAATGCGGAATAAATATGGGTATAGCTATTGGAAGACCAGATATGTATGTAATTGATAATAAGATAGGGATTCGAGAGTATGAACAAATAAAATAA
- a CDS encoding DUF2238 domain-containing protein, whose product MTKLKQYLPYVLLLVYIIEFIALAINPIDRAVWFAENLPIIVPVVLLVFTFKKFRFSNLSYFLITLFFMFHTYGGHFTFELAPFNLGNKILANLNMDFLFPSDRNNFDRVGHFLVGILAYPIAELFLRKGWVNNKTTAIILGILAMGFWGALYEIIEMYYAVLKGGNSGAAFLGSQGDIWDAQKDMFLDILGAISVFIILGYYLNKNDNNYPLSKT is encoded by the coding sequence ATGACGAAACTGAAGCAGTATCTACCATATGTTTTATTATTAGTCTACATTATCGAATTTATTGCATTAGCAATAAACCCAATTGACAGAGCCGTATGGTTTGCTGAAAATTTACCCATTATAGTACCTGTAGTGCTCTTGGTTTTTACTTTTAAGAAATTTAGGTTTTCGAATTTATCATACTTCTTAATAACTTTATTCTTCATGTTTCATACATATGGGGGCCATTTCACTTTTGAACTAGCTCCCTTCAATTTAGGAAATAAAATATTAGCTAATCTCAATATGGATTTCTTATTTCCAAGTGATCGAAATAATTTTGACAGAGTTGGCCATTTTTTAGTTGGTATTCTTGCCTATCCTATTGCCGAACTTTTTTTAAGAAAAGGTTGGGTTAATAATAAAACGACTGCTATTATTCTTGGAATTCTTGCTATGGGATTCTGGGGTGCTCTATATGAGATAATAGAAATGTATTACGCAGTATTAAAAGGAGGTAACTCTGGAGCTGCTTTCCTTGGATCACAGGGAGATATATGGGATGCACAAAAAGATATGTTTTTAGATATTCTTGGTGCGATATCAGTGTTTATAATATTGGGATATTATCTTAATAAAAATGATAATAACTATCCGTTAAGCAAAACATAG